TCTCAAAGCGTTTCACTATATTCTGCGCATGACCAGTGTTAATGGTGTGCTTTGAAACCAGCCCAGAAACTAAAAATCCACCCTCTCTACAAAACCTAGACAACACAGGCTCTTAAATCGAAAGGTGTCCTGGTCCCTATGAGACTCTTCTCGAGATGTGATGCTTTAAATTGTTCCAATGCGCCGCCTGAAAGATACGAACTCTTTTGGGATTTACGCGGGCGTTCCTTTAGTCTAAGCAAGGGACATTTTTTGTGAAGAACCGTAAGGCAGAAACTATGAAGAACAgagtttttaagatttttgtgCTTTTGTCCTTTGGCTTATTGGGGTGCTTTTTGCAGGCTGTTCACTGTGAGCCGCGCTCTGAGTCCCGAGAAGCAGCAGGTAGGCACACGGCAGGTTCCTCTCGCCTGGCCATCCGATGGAGCGCTAATGGACGCGTGTATAACCTGCTGAGTCACGGCTCTGAGTATCTACCGTCTCGCCGACGAGGAAACGTGGACTCAAACGGACCTACACTGTTGATTCGAGAATCAAACGAGACCGTGCCGCACGTGAAGTCCGATTCCCGACCGACGCGCACAGAACCCGGGCAAACTGACAGTTCTGACCTGATGATGGCTGATAATCCGTACGAGCCTTACAAGTCTATTCGTAACGAGCTCTATAACCCGTACTACAACTATTACGACTCCTACTACCAGCCGCGCTCCAGGAACAGAGTTCCGCCGGGCTATGGGACGAGATATTTCCAGTATGGTAAGAGAATGGATGAAGTTTATGATCACGagtaaatggattttttttttaaataaatgcgcTTACGGTGGCAACTATCAACAGGTCTTCCAGATCTAATTCCAGACGCTTATTATGTGCAAACTTCCACTTATATACAGAGAGTGCCAATGTACAACCTTAGATGCGCTGCTGAAGAACACTGCTTGACAAGGTTGGgactattatattattataacaagGTTGTGTTATAGGCCTTTATATTATTACAGACACGTTATGTAGGTACTTTCAAGCCTTATACAATTCCCAGtggttttagagataatttacTTCATATATTGCTTTTACCCTTTTTAATTTTCCAATTCATATCTCCCGACAGCTCAGCTGCGCATGCGCGGGACTACGACACGCGCGTCCTGCTCAGGTTTTCCCAGCGCGTGAAGAACCAGGGTACTGCTGACTTTCTCCCCAGCAGATCACGATACGCATGGGAATGGCACAGCTGCCACCAGTGAGTAGCTCCCCTATTAAAGACTTAGGTCacaaaatcaaaaaacaaacaaacaaacaaaaaatacaccGACTATCTACATTATTTATACTTCAGTATTGTATGATCTGTATAGCAGCATTTTCCTCTAAGCATTTTTGAATGTTTACATTGAGATAatggcttgtaaaaaaaatgcaaaaaatcaaataaaagaagctgtgcattggtggctcagtggtaggtttcttacCTGCCATGTAGAAGGCCTGTGTTCAATTCCCatccagtgcccaaaccccaaccactggatccagtgccggtcccaagccagGATAAAGGGTCAAGGGTCCTTCTTTCCtgtcaagaagggcatccggtgtaaaacctgtgccaagttgtgtgtggatcgaatggtccactgtggcgacccacCAACAGGATAAGccgaaagacaaacaaaaacaatctaataaaagaaaacacttaaCACCTTGGGTACAttagtcatactgtatatctaaaatgcctttttttttttatttcccttctACACAGACACTACCACAGCATGGATGAGTTTTGCAATTATGATCTCCTAGATGCTTCCACTCAAAGTAAAGTAGCTGAAGGCCACAAAGCCAGTTTCTGTTTGGAAGATACCTCCTGTGACCCTGGCTACCAAAGGCGCTATGCCTGCACATCACACACTCAGGTTCATAATTTTTCTGTTATTCCATCATGATACATTATAATGGTTGCTCTGTGACAATACAGACTGTGTGAGTCTCTGTAATGAATGCCTGACCTTGCCATTTTcttccataaacacacattcaaaGATGGGAATTTCTCAGCACAAAACATAAGGACGTACTGTATCCTCAGAAgtgttatactgtacaagatATTTTACAAATGTTATATTGCACAATAGATTTgtattattaatctttttaacacattgttttgtatttgttgACTTAATAGGGTCTAAGCCCAGGATGTTATGACACTTATAATGCAGACATTGACTGCCAGTGGATTGACATCACTGATGTCAAACCTGGAAAGTACATTCTCAAGGTTAgaattatatgtattatataaattatggAATAATGTGTTTGCTCTCAGAGTGAGTCTGATGCAGTTGTGCGGTTTTGTTGCAGATATCTGTGAATCCAAAATACAAGGTTCCAGAGTCAGACTATAGTAATAACATAATGCGCTGTGACATTCAATATATGGGCAATTATGTCCATACATCTGGGTGCAGTATATCTCAGTAAGTGAACAGATTATTACTACAACctattcttt
This region of Clarias gariepinus isolate MV-2021 ecotype Netherlands chromosome 9, CGAR_prim_01v2, whole genome shotgun sequence genomic DNA includes:
- the LOC128530326 gene encoding protein-lysine 6-oxidase-like, encoding MKNRVFKIFVLLSFGLLGCFLQAVHCEPRSESREAAGRHTAGSSRLAIRWSANGRVYNLLSHGSEYLPSRRRGNVDSNGPTLLIRESNETVPHVKSDSRPTRTEPGQTDSSDLMMADNPYEPYKSIRNELYNPYYNYYDSYYQPRSRNRVPPGYGTRYFQYGLPDLIPDAYYVQTSTYIQRVPMYNLRCAAEEHCLTSSAAHARDYDTRVLLRFSQRVKNQGTADFLPSRSRYAWEWHSCHQHYHSMDEFCNYDLLDASTQSKVAEGHKASFCLEDTSCDPGYQRRYACTSHTQGLSPGCYDTYNADIDCQWIDITDVKPGKYILKISVNPKYKVPESDYSNNIMRCDIQYMGNYVHTSGCSISQY